In Flavobacterium piscisymbiosum, the sequence TGTTTTCAGATGAACAATTTTACACAATAAACAAAACTGTTGGCTGGGCTTATAACTTTTCGAAAGAAATTTTATTAACTGGGTTTATAACATGCTCCCAAATCTTCTTCATTATTGGATATTTTATAATTTATCTCCTAAAACGAATGACCAATTATTATATTTCTAGCTCACTTTGAAATTATTTTATTGACACTCTACTCCATAACTTTTCAAAATTTTACAATTACAGCGGTTTTTTGTGTGCTTTCTTTAATACTTTTTTTTGCCAATATTATCAAGTCACATAAATAAAAAATATGGTTATTTGTAACCTCAAATCGCCTCAAACAATTTCCCGGGCAAAGGTCGAATTACGCCTTTAAGTTCCATATTCAGCAAAACTCCAGAAATTTTATAGATAGGAAAATCACATTGTAAGGCAATCATATCCAGTAATTCTTTACCGTTTTTAAGTAAAAAATCATAAACTTTTTGTTCATCCGGTTCGAGTTCAACAAACAATTGTTTCTGGACCGTTTTTCCTTTATTTTCAATATTCCAGTTCAAAATATAAACTAAATCAGCAGCGCTCGTTAAAACGTTTGCTTTTTGAGTTTTAATAAGATCGTTGCAACCCTGACTGTATTTGTCTGTAACGCGTCCGGGAACGGCAAAAACATCACGATTATAATCATTGGCAAGATTTGCAGTAATAAGTGAACCTCCCCTGTCTGCAGATTCTATAACAATTGTCGCTTCGGTCATACCGGCAACAATGCGATTTCTGCGTACAAAATTCTCCTTATCAGGATTTGCTGTACTCCAAAACTCCGTAATAAATCCGCCATTTTGTTCCATTGCAGCAACGTATTTCTTGTGCGTTTTAGGATAAATCTGGTTTAAACCATGTGCCAAAACTCCAATAGTTTGCAAGTTATAATCCATTGCCAATTGGTGCGCCACAATATCAACGCCATACGCAAAGCCACTTACTATTACAGGATCAAGCGGCGCCAAGTCTTCGATTAACTTCTTGCAAAATTCGGTTCCGTACGAAGTTATCTGCCGTGTTCCCACAATACTTATTATTTTCTTGTTCTTTAAATTAATATTTCCTGCAGAAAAAATTAAAACCGGAGAATCGAAACAATGTTTCAAACGGTCCGAATAATTTTCATCCTGAAAAAATGAGACATTGATATTGTTTGTATTAATAAATTCAAGTTCTTTATTTGCTTTTTCGAAAACAGATTTATCTTTTAAATTATTCAATAAAACAGATCCAACTCCATCAATACCAGCAATTTGATTTAATTTAGATTTAAAAACTGATTCCGCATTTCCGCAATGTGTTAAGAGTTTTTTAGCCATAATATCTCCAACTCCATCCACTTTTAATAAGGCTAATAAATAAAATAATTCCTGATCTGACATCTGCTAAAATATTATGTAAAATAGAATCTAAAATTCCAATAAATTAATACTGCAAATATGATTAAAATAAAGTAATTTCTTAATAAAAATAACATTTTACATCATGTTCAATTTTAAAAAACTAATAACATCAACATTAAAATACTGAAAATTAATTGTATATAAAAATATCAGAATTGTTAATAAAAATTGTGAATAAAATTTTGATAACTATATTCGTTGCATAACTTTGCTACTATGAAAATCGAAACTTACATAGGACAGTTATTGTATCGTTATCAGTGTGTAACGGTTCCAGGGTTTGGAGCTTTTTTAACCGAAATTCAATCGGCTCAGCTGAATGAAAGCACAAATTCATTTTTTCCACCCAAAAAAATGATCTCTTTCAATAGCCATCTAAAAAATAATGACGGACTATTAGCAAATCATATCGCTAACTCAGAAAAAACATCTTATGGGTTTGCTGTAAGTGCTATTGCTTTTGAAGTGGTAAACTGGAAAAAAACATTAGAAGAAAATGGGGTTATTAGCCTGAAAAACATAGGTGAAATTCGTTTAAATGCAGAGAAAAATATAATTTTTACACCAAACGATCAAACCAATTATTTGGCGACTTCTTTCGGATTAAGTCCGTTTGTTTCTCCACTTGTAAAAAAGGAAAACTTCGAGAAAAAAATCAAGGAGATCGAAGAAAGAGAACCTATTGCTTTATATGAAAATGATGAGGAAAGATCTTCTAATTCATTCTTAAAATATGCAGCCATTTTTGTTTTGGGATTAGGTATTACAGGAAGTATTGGATATCCTTTGTACCAAAATCAAATAGCAAACAAAACACTTATTGTAGAGAGCGCTGTTCAGAAAAAGGTACAAAACAAAATACAAGAAGCTACGTTTTTTATTCAGAGTCCATTGCCGGCTGTAACACTTTCTGTTGATTCTGCAAAAGTAGAAGTTGCTGCAGAAAAAATGATGTCATATCACATTATGGCAGGTGCGTACAGAAGCGAGCAAAATGCAAAAAAAGCTTACAACCAATTGATAAAAGACGGTTTTAAGGCCCGAATGCTAGGCGAAAACAAACATGGTTTATTCCCTGTTTTATACGGAAGTTACGCTACAATGGCCGAAGCCGAAAAAGCACAAAAAGAAATACAAAAAGGTGAAAATCCAGATGCCTGGATTCTTGTCGAAACACTATAAAAAAAAAATCCTATCCGCCGCGATAGGATTTTTTTATGTCTTATTTTATCTTAAAAAAAACCTTACCTGGCCTCGCTTCATAAGCGACAATTCTATTTTTGTTCTTAACTTATAAAGAACAAAATACAATGAAAAACACATTAAAACTACTTATCGCATTTTTATTTATTCTGAATTCCAATTCATTCTTTGCCCAGAAAATAATCACAACTGAAAAGTCTCAGGAAATTGCACAGAAAAAATTAGATAAAGAAGCACAGACATCAACAGAAGAATATCGTAAAAAACTGGACAGCGATCAATCACAATTAAAAAAGGAACAGAAGAAGTTAGAAAAACATCAAAAAGACCTTAAAAACGCTGAAAAGGATCTTGAATCGACCAACAAAAAAATTGAAAAGTTAGAGAATAACAAACAAAAATTAGAGTCAAAAATAAACTCAAGTTCAGTTTCTGCAGAAGATCTTCAAAAACAACAAATAAAGTTGAAAGAGCATGATCTTGATATTCAAAAACTTAAATTAAAAAAAATAGAACAGCAGAAAAAACTTGAAAAAGTGAAAGCTGAATAATAAAATAAAATCCTACTCGGCGCGAGTAGGATTTTTTGTTTAACGTGAAACAATTTTAGCATCCTGAGAAAGAGTAACTTTAGTGCCCTTATAAATTCGCAATCTCGCCGGAGGCGAATTTTTTTCGCCCAAAACGATGATTGCACATTCGTAAATAAAACCGTCTTTTTTGAATTCATACTGATGATTTCCTCCAATTCCTTCTACAACCAATTCGCCGCCATTAATCACCAAGTCAGGCTTCTGCGTCATTTCTTTTTTGATTGACCACGAAGCATAGCGATAATTATTATTTCCTAAATTATCAATTCTGATCTTGAATTCAGATGTCTCCAGAATACAAATTGGAGTCTGAAAGAAAGCAATACTAGGATCGAGCGACTTTTTTTGAGAAGCAATAAGTTTATTTCTAAATTCGGTTTCAGCTTTTGATTGATAATTTACTGCTGTTAAACGTCCGTCAATATCAAGCCAGATGCTGTCGTGATTTAGCATTATGCCACGTAAACCCATATCATTCCAGCCTTTTGTTGGAGTAGATTTTATGATTTCATTTCTTAAAGTTGCATCAAATATTTCAGCATATCGCTTTACAAAATCTGATTTATTTGCAACATCAGGTAATGGATAATCCCGCTTGAGCGGATAAACTACCCAATCGCCAAGAGCTTCTTTGTTGTCACTTTTTACATTATCAATGAACTTTTTGACAAATTTCTGATACTCCATTTTCGATTCCTGACCAACAGCAAAACTGCTGCAAAAAATCAATGCTATTAAAAACACCTTTCTATTCATATTAAAACATTTTTAATTTGTTATTAATCTGACAATTACAATCAAATATAAATAATTTATAATCGCTTTGAACAAACTCAAAATACATACCAAACAAAAAATCCTATTCGACGTAACGAATAGGATTTTTGTTTAACGTGGAACAATTTTAGCGTCCTGATTGAGAATTTCTTTCCCATTTTGATAAATGGTTAAATTCGCTGGTGCTGAATCTTTTGTACCCAAAACAGTAATATAACACTGATAAAGAAAATTTCCTTTTTTGAAATCGTAATGATTATTTCCTCCAGTTCCGTCCCGAAACCATTTCCCGTTGGT encodes:
- the dprA gene encoding DNA-processing protein DprA; the protein is MSDQELFYLLALLKVDGVGDIMAKKLLTHCGNAESVFKSKLNQIAGIDGVGSVLLNNLKDKSVFEKANKELEFINTNNINVSFFQDENYSDRLKHCFDSPVLIFSAGNINLKNKKIISIVGTRQITSYGTEFCKKLIEDLAPLDPVIVSGFAYGVDIVAHQLAMDYNLQTIGVLAHGLNQIYPKTHKKYVAAMEQNGGFITEFWSTANPDKENFVRRNRIVAGMTEATIVIESADRGGSLITANLANDYNRDVFAVPGRVTDKYSQGCNDLIKTQKANVLTSAADLVYILNWNIENKGKTVQKQLFVELEPDEQKVYDFLLKNGKELLDMIALQCDFPIYKISGVLLNMELKGVIRPLPGKLFEAI
- a CDS encoding SPOR domain-containing protein; the protein is MKIETYIGQLLYRYQCVTVPGFGAFLTEIQSAQLNESTNSFFPPKKMISFNSHLKNNDGLLANHIANSEKTSYGFAVSAIAFEVVNWKKTLEENGVISLKNIGEIRLNAEKNIIFTPNDQTNYLATSFGLSPFVSPLVKKENFEKKIKEIEEREPIALYENDEERSSNSFLKYAAIFVLGLGITGSIGYPLYQNQIANKTLIVESAVQKKVQNKIQEATFFIQSPLPAVTLSVDSAKVEVAAEKMMSYHIMAGAYRSEQNAKKAYNQLIKDGFKARMLGENKHGLFPVLYGSYATMAEAEKAQKEIQKGENPDAWILVETL